The genomic region ttaggagagatactctagatttagcattcatctacagctacggtaactgttgtgtttaaatagcggttaacctttccttttccttacgtactcagggcatgcaataccaatcagataacaactgaagctagactccatgttacacttactaaaatgggattcctaggttgatataaactacctttttctggggagtatatactacgagttggactactggtttagatcttgaaggtctttgtttaccggatccaagttctcttgtgcttttcatgaccatcatgttaagtgcattaagtatagtggtatccagcgtatatttgaaaaaccaacatttgtatacaagctgtacgaatatcatgacattcactttggtagtcgccttcttaatgttagtctgtacggaatacacggatcggattcttgttggcctggcacctgtttagtaactggatgaacgctttttacgcctggtatgcatggataatactcgactcttctatagtttaaccgctactgctgggactgtatattatgtacttacggtagtactatcaagcctcttcttccaaatagatttcatggaaaacctaaaattcgcatgtttgattgacatttagccgctaatatacaatcatccaagatatatttatctatcgcaggttcggtctaatgtcccgttatactatatagatcacatggcttctggtactttgagatcatgctaacggcgagaagggaagtgtgtttcaataactagctgagtgcttgtacgataattatatcaatgcagtaccaattaaggcgtgtagcatctcctatgctccttaacatcacagctatgtcgaattatcgcacccagataactccataccagtgaaccggtttgtaactccgcttcatatcgtacctgaatggtactttttagcatattatgcggtgttaaaagtaatcccatccaaaaccggtggtttgttagtatttatgttatcaacatgtcaatgaaatatcaacaacgatgaaacttatttggttaacataacaacatagaaggtaaagctggattacgttcaaactttacactggatacgtttcaatgttaacttactaaataccatggagcgaagagaatctaatatgtaactccgttcatggaaatcaaaagagctttcactgattgtatttatgaaacgtgattagttcacctagccaacacgatccggttgtttgggaataatatccctatttaagggattgatatgtgctacaataacacagtcggtacgaagtcgaaacaaggtagttgatggtgaaccagtggctgaacaaacctttttattgattatgctgactttagtcccgagaaactacagttc from Besnoitia besnoiti strain Bb-Ger1 chromosome Unknown contig00171, whole genome shotgun sequence harbors:
- a CDS encoding putative apocytochrome b (encoded by transcript BESB_032350); translation: YVELSHPDNSIPVNRFVTPLHIVPEWYFLAYYAVLKVIPSKTGGLLVFMLST